TCagaatcaatttcatcaatttcaaattcaactgGTTCAATGGGAAGTTCAATTGGTGCCTCTAATCTTGATGGATTTGTtagtaatgataattcaatttcatgttttgatggttgttgtggtggtggtttagGTGGATGGGGTGGTTTTAATGGATTGGGTGGTTTTAATGGTGGTTGTGGAGGTTCAAACACAAATATAATTAACCTTGACATTGATATTGGTCGTCGTCGTCGTAGATGTTGTTAATTTactctaataataaattaaatgatagtttttatcttttttcacctaaatttaaaaataaaatttcttcacattctaaatatttaattttaaagttgaaactattttttttttttttttttttgaaataaaagcgaaatgtaatattttttaagatCTTAGAGTAATATATAAAACAATATGATTAGAGAAGAACAGGTATTCATTGGTTCACATTTATTTCCACCACCCTATTgtattgaaaattcattaaaaaaattagttgaTATGTATaatgtattaaaattaaatggcACAGATAGAATAGTTTTATCTTCTTGGTTAATGTATCAATTATTGGCACTTCATCCTTTTTCTGATGGTACTGGTCGTTTATCTCGTCATTTTTGTAGTTGGTCATTGCTTTCAAATGGTTCAATATTACCAATTTCTTTTGGTAATGTAAAAGGTGTAAATAAAGGTCATAAAACTTTGATTGTGTGTGTTCAGAATTCAAGATCAAATGTAGGTATTCCAAGTGCCCTTTCAACTAGAATTCTTTTATctctttttaattcattaaataatttagattcaaaacaaaaacaataaacCGCACTGTAAAtgttaatataaatatcggatcttaatttttattttcaaatagataatctttaaatttaaaactcaTTTTTCCaactcatttttttttttttatttttaaaaaaataccaaaaaactaatttaaaTCTAGATATattatgaattattatttttttttttttttttttttttttactaaacTAACAAAGAAAACTGCCAACAACATTAAATGgattattcattattattttaagttTACTCCTCACAATTCTCAAATGAAATCTTCATTAccatttctttaaaaaaaaatcacaaaaaaatcacaaaaaatcaaaaaaaaaaaaaaaaaagaaccaggcaatttttttttttttttagacaCGAGATATTTTGTGAAAGGaggtaaaaaataaaataaaattaaataaataaaaataaatatataaaaaataaaaataaaaagaataatatttacattattaacatttaaaaataatgttttagatttttaattaattatatttaaatttaaacgtTCAAATTAACCCGATAttttaatagaattaaatattatcatattttgaaaatttttttttttttttttttttttggacgTTGGTGAAAAATCATagtactttttttattttttttatttttttatttttttttttttttttacaatttgatCAAATTGTTTGcttgtaaaaaaaattttttttttttttttttgtgttttaaataaaaaaaaaaataaaataattaaaatagaattattggactttaataaaacatttctattttttttttttttttttcaaattacattagaaaataatagtaataataaaaaattgccACAATCATCATAGTCATATTCGTTAACTTTTATATGCCTTTTCTCTCAGACACAAATcagttttttagttttagttttagtttatttaaagatctcttcaaataattataattgatcAATATCTAAAATTATGACCGATCGTAAGCCTCTTCTGTCAAAAAATGAACAGGATTACGATGAAATTAATGGAATTTCTATGGGAAATAGAGCTGTAAATCCATCAGTTCTTCAACATAATGTTGTTATTTTACCAATCGatgaaaatagtaataataaagacaataatagtacaaatagtagtaataataataataataataacaataacaataataataataataatacatatcAAGAAATTGGTAAAGgttcaaatacaacaactacaaatacaacaactacaaatacaacaactacaaatacaacagataaaaataaaaaaagaaagaaggaTAAAATTCCATCTCTTTATATTGCAGAAAAAGAACAACCAATTACATTTGACGATTTTGGAATTACAGATGATACAAATCCAATAGAAGTTaaacatcaaattcaaaatcatatGTTTGGTTTTAAACCATTCAAAAGTAAACTTACAAAGAGAAGAGTTGAAGAACGTTCGCCTGAAGTTCAAAGTTTATATTCCGATGAGCGAAAAGATACAAATCCAAGTaagtttatttataaacATTATTAGTacaatatttcaaaattaattaattatttattaattttatatttaaaataataataattataattataatagatTCAATTCCAAATACAATTGGAAATGTAGTTTATTGTATAATATTTGGATTCCCATTATCAATTCTATATGTAATTTGTAGTATAATATTATGTTTAACTTATTTTGGATTACCAtatggtaaattattttggaGATTAAAAGGATTTGTTTTTTGGCCATTCGgaaaatatttacaattatcaactacaaattcattatttggtCAAGATGAAGAGAGATTACCAATTAGTAGTGGAAGAAGAAGAGCTCAATCAATTGCACATAGAAAATTAactttatataattatattggtgcttttgtttattatctttttattgcaccatttattataatttctgAAACTATAGTTTTATCTTTAGCTTGGATGTTAGTTGTTTCAATTCCAACTGCAAAAGtacttattttttaaaaatcaaaaaaaaaaaaaaaaaaaaaaaaaaaaaaaaaaaaaaaaaaaaaaaaaaaaaaagatttattaacttaaatattatttttaacaaaatatatatatatatattaatttttatttaattttagaatcaCACTAAATTATTAACTCATTTAATAACAAATCCATTAAAATTAAGAATTGAAGATTATCCAAGAGCAGATtgtcaaattttattatatccAGTTGAAGCATTTAatagattttattataaatatacaaTTAATGGAATGAATGTTGTTTTAGTTAGtgtgtatttattttttttaaaaaaaaaaatatttatatatatatagaattattttactaattttttatttttttattttattttatttttagatttattaccatttgtaATTATATCATTGGTATTTGGATTCTTTTTAGAAGATAAGATAAATCCAATtgttatatttatttgttgtttattatcaacaattcCATTATCATATTATAATGGTATGGCGATTGCAAGTTTATCAGCACAAACTAGTTTTGCAATTGGTGCACTTATTAATGCAAGTTTTGGATCGATTATAGAGCTAATTCTTTATGTTGTTTCAATTAGTGGTGCACAAGAAGAGGTAGCAAGATCAGCGTTAACAGGAGCATTATTAGGTTCAATGCTATTGATTCCAGGTTTATCTATGGTTATTGGTGGTTTAAAACATAAGGAACAACGTTTCAATCCAACTTTAATGGGAGTAAATACCATTCTTTTGAtgattgctgttgttgcaGCATTTGCACCAACATTATTCTATAAAATTTATGGTAGCTTTGGATTTAGCTGTACATCCTGTATTCAACAACCAACCAATGTTACAGTGGATGGTGTTGCAATCAATGgaaccaccaccaatacATTGATGGATTGTGGTAAATGTACAATCGTCTCGTCGGATTTAGACGAAGATCCAATTTACACACAAAAAGCACGTACACTTATGTATATTTGTTCTGGTATACTTCCATTGACCTACTTCATTGGTCTTTTATTCACATTGAAAACTCATACTCATATACTTCATGCACCACCAGAAAAGAAGAAACAAGAGCCTACTGATGAAACAAAGGAAAAGAGTATAGAATATGAATGGTCAAAATTACAATGTATCATTGTGTTATTGGCTTGTACAACCATGTTTGCATTGGTATCAGAGAAAATGGTTGGTACGATCGATCCAGTGGTTAGTGCATTGGGTTTAACACATGAATTTTTAGGTGTAACCATTCTTGGTATCATTCCATCCGCTGCAGAGTATCTAAATGCCGTCCAATTTGCAATTCATAATAATATGCCTTTGGCTTTAGAAATTGGTGCTTCTGCTGCCGTTCAAATCACTTTATTCCAAATGCCAGTATTGGTTTTCATTTGTGCAGTTTATAATCATCTAAGTAGTGAAGGATCTTTCACTTTAATTTTCCCATTAATGGATTTCTTTGCTATCTTTTTTGGTGTAATGGTTATGAATTTAGTATTTTCAAATGGTAGaacaaattatttcattGGTTCAACTCTAGTTATCATTTATTTAGTAAttgtattttgtttttattttactccAGTTGCTtgaacttaaaaaaaaaaaaaaaggttttaattttattattcctGCATTATCCATAAAAAGAGtttcaaaagttttaaagaaaatatcaagaaaaatatcaaaggtaaaaaaaaaaaaaaaagatctcaaaaaaaaaaaataaaaaataaaaaaaaaaaaaattaattattaaaaaaaaaatctaaaaataatctgtttttttttttattttttattttatttttttacctttctgcaaatgtattatttttaattaccaATATATTTTCACACCCCAACAAatctattctttttttttttttaaagactGAAATAATTTTCGGTGGAGTattccacttttttttattttatttttattttttttttattttttttacttttttatttttttttatttttatttttattttttttttttttttttacatcaAAGTTATCAACCACACAATTttgataatcaaaaaaaaataaaaaataaaataaaataataatttaaaattagttaaagaataataatttaacaataattttaaaaatagattaatttagttttttttttttttttttttccctcattgcttgaataaataaaaaaaaaaaaaaaaaaaaaatggaatactattattacattATAATAGCAGCAGTTGGTGGCTTTGCAATATTGacatttataattatagttGTATTgcgattaaaaaaatcacaaaAAATGAGAGAgccattattaccaaaagaaaaaggaaatgtttttgtttataaaaGAGATACTCAAGTTCAAGAAAAgggtaaataaataaaataaataataataataataattcatatgtctttcatattattattattattatttcatatACTAATAttactttaaaaattaacTTTGTTTAGAGGAACAAGTTATGATGAATGCAAGATTATATTTAAGATCAACAATTTATAGTTTACAAGATAAAATACCAAAATTTGGATCAAGATCTGATAAAGTATATTTTGGAGTTTTAggtaattcattaaataaattagagAATGATAGAATTATGGCAATGGTACCAGTTTCAAAACATTGGCCAATTCCATTAAATTCAGAAGCTGGTAGAACCACATTTAGAACCATCATTAAATCATTGGAAATTCATCCATTCATTAGTGTACCATTATTGGTTGATTTTATACCAGAGAAACATGTTGCTGTCTCTGTTAGACCTTTCTATGCCGATAGAGGTTCATTAAGAGATTTCATACataaatcaaaaccaaaaatgCCATACGCTGATAAATATGATACTCATcttcaattaaatgaaaaaatagtTTCAAAATTTGGTAGACAAATTTTAGAagctttaatatttttaaaaaatcataatttcccttattttcatttaaattctGCAAATGTTTTAGTTGATGATCAAATTTGtttgtaagttttttaatttaaaaaaaatatatatataaaaaaaaaaaaaaaaaaaaaattactaattaatttatttatttatttatttattcatttattttagaatAAGTGATtatgaaaattcatttttaggATTAGAACCAAGATTTTCAGATTTTATTAGACAACATAATGAAAAGATTGATCCAGATGTATTATCATTTGGTTTAGTATTATTTGAGATGGCATGTGGTTATGAGATGGAGAATCCACATTCAGTTGATATCTCTATTCCAGCACATTGCTATCCAGAAGTTAGAAAAGTATTAGAAGCAATTTTTAAACCATTCTATGGTACACCAATTACATTGGAAGAGTTGAGTAAAATGGATTTCTTTTCATATCATAAATTTAAGAATTTACCACTTCACAGATTAACTTATACTTCAAGAGAACGTGATATGATGGATGCTGTTATAAagttaaataaaacttttctttcaacaaattcaaaaccaaattcaaaagatttatctcaaccaaaattaaaagatttaaaaaaacaaaaaaagagaaaacaATTAGTATTCACTCAATCTTTTGAACCTATTAAAATGGAGAGTcaaaatggtggtggtgctgCTGGCGGTGAATATGGAAATGAGGGTGGTTATGCAATTTCaacttcttcttcattaccAAGTAATTTCTTGGCAAATGTAAAACCTGCAAATTCAACATCATATTCATTACTTTCAAATactacaacaaatacaactaATACTTCAACAAGTAGTAGTTTAAATAGTAGTTTCAATAGTAACGTTTCAACTTCATATTCAAATGCAACAACCACTACAAATACCACTTCTGCATCAAGTGTTTCACCACCAATTTCTTCACCACCTCCACCtccacctccaccaccaccatccaAATCTTCAGgaccaccacctccaccaccaccaccacccaAATCTTCAGGTCCtccacctccaccaccacccAAATCCTCCCCACCACCACCAGCTGATGGCAGTAGAAAAGGTTTACTATCCTCAATTgaatctttttcttcttcaaaattaaaaaaaacaaaaactgtTGATAAAAGTGGTccgttattaaaaaaatcttaaaacaaaacaaaacaaaacaaaacaaaaaaaagaaaccaaaacaaaaaataaaaaattaaattatttaaaaaaaaaaaaaaaagcacaCATTTTATATGAtcatgatgatgacgattagtttttaatttctattcCTTTATAGTGTGAGGTTAAAAATAagttagaaaaaaaaaaattgaacatGCACAAATTAGagcattatcatttttttacatcgtttaatttttttttttttttttttttttcctaaaaaataaagcaCCGCTTTGGGTGATAATTATGTATCTGtggtaaatctttaaaaaaatataaaaaaaaaaaaatttcaaataaactaattgattttctttaataaggtttttttaaattaaattataataatatttgaatttcaaactaatcattttcattaaaaatggAATTTGATTAtcctttttttgaaaataaaaaaaaaaaagaaacagtGTCATATCTAAgctatttttgttttttttttttaaaaaaaaaaaaaaaaaaaacacaccaATACCtctattttttgaattggataagGGGGTGGGGGTGGGGTAAGGGGTAGTGAAATtggattaaaataaaaaattcaatataataatatataagaaaataaaataatatttaaaaaaaacaatgatttTGAGTGTGTTGGTGTATGGGtgcaatttttattttcagataattgaatttaaaataaaaatagaaataattatatttgaatttgtaataaattaacaacaataatgataataataacaatattaatagaaaaaaaaaaataaaaaaaaaaaaaaaattaaaatagataaaaaaaaaaatataattttttaattttatttttttatatttcagGACAAAtaaatggttttttaattttatttttaaatttaaattattatttaattttatgattaaaaaaaaaagtaaaacaaataaaaaaaaatgtataaaaatttaaatgtatGTGTTTTAGGAAGTGTAGCTGTTGGTAAAACTTCAATGATTGAATCATTGACAAATGGAAATTATGATAGAGAACATATtccaacaattgaaaatagatcaattaaattattacaacacaaaaaaaaagtttataatatatttattcatGATACAGGTTTgtaatctttaaatttttaatattttattttttattttttaataaaataataataaaattaataataatttttttttttttttttttttttttttttttttttttttttttttttaaaaattccaaTAGCTTCAATCAGAGAATTAAATTTCTTAGTAAAGGAATCAATTAGCCAATGTGATTCATTTATAATTGTATTTTCCTTAAATGATGCAAActcaattgaatcaattcaattttataaagatttaatataTGATACATTAAAGTGTAAAAAAGGGTCAATACCAATTGTAATCGCTGCAAATAAATTAGATACAAAGGTAAATGATCCAACaatatatcaaaaaattaaaaaaattaataggtTATATTCATTACCATGTATTGAATGTACTtcaaaagataatgaaacaacaaattcagtttttaaattattattaaatagtgTTGAAAAAAAGACAACAAAAAGACAAATAATCCCAAAAGTAAAGttttactttaaaaaaaaattttctttgacctattaaattaaattaaaaaataaataaacttttgtaaatatgaaattaattttttttttttcttttttttttttttttgccaatttaaaataaaaccctccgaaatttaataattttttgtgtttttctttttttttttcatttttttttatttttttatatttttattttttttaaattaaaaaaaacttgaaaaaatggaaactaaaaatatctgatttatttaaaaaaaccagTGGagattaaaatatttagtgGTACCCAGgtgaaaaaaattttattaactcgaatatttcttttttgatcttgaacataaaaaaaaaaaaataagaattgGAATTGTCCAAaaagtatttaaattttttttttttttttttaatttccatattcccaaaaataaatatttaaaataaaaaagaattaaataattaaatataaataaaataaaaaaaaaaatattaaaaaaaatgattgaaagTAAAATCCCTTc
This region of Dictyostelium discoideum AX4 chromosome 3 chromosome, whole genome shotgun sequence genomic DNA includes:
- a CDS encoding hssA/2C/7E family protein, whose translation is MAIFKSISSISNSTGSMGSSIGASNLDGFVSNDNSISCFDGCCGGGLGGWGGFNGLGGFNGGCGGSNTNIINLDIDIGRRRRRCC
- the rsmJ gene encoding small GTPase, which produces MYKNLNVCVLGSVAVGKTSMIESLTNGNYDREHIPTIENRSIKLLQHKKKVYNIFIHDTASIRELNFLVKESISQCDSFIIVFSLNDANSIESIQFYKDLIYDTLKCKKGSIPIVIAANKLDTKVNDPTIYQKIKKINRLYSLPCIECTSKDNETTNSVFKLLLNSVEKKTTKRQIIPKVKFYFKKKFSLTY
- the slob2 gene encoding Slob family protein kinase, with amino-acid sequence MEYYYYIIIAAVGGFAILTFIIIVVLRLKKSQKMREPLLPKEKGNVFVYKRDTQVQEKEEQVMMNARLYLRSTIYSLQDKIPKFGSRSDKVYFGVLGNSLNKLENDRIMAMVPVSKHWPIPLNSEAGRTTFRTIIKSLEIHPFISVPLLVDFIPEKHVAVSVRPFYADRGSLRDFIHKSKPKMPYADKYDTHLQLNEKIVSKFGRQILEALIFLKNHNFPYFHLNSANVLVDDQICLISDYENSFLGLEPRFSDFIRQHNEKIDPDVLSFGLVLFEMACGYEMENPHSVDISIPAHCYPEVRKVLEAIFKPFYGTPITLEELSKMDFFSYHKFKNLPLHRLTYTSRERDMMDAVIKLNKTFLSTNSKPNSKDLSQPKLKDLKKQKKRKQLVFTQSFEPIKMESQNGGGAAGGEYGNEGGYAISTSSSLPSNFLANVKPANSTSYSLLSNTTTNTTNTSTSSSLNSSFNSNVSTSYSNATTTTNTTSASSVSPPISSPPPPPPPPPPSKSSGPPPPPPPPPKSSGPPPPPPPKSSPPPPADGSRKGLLSSIESFSSSKLKKTKTVDKSGPLLKKS
- the CAX1 gene encoding DUF307 family protein, with translation MTDRKPLLSKNEQDYDEINGISMGNRAVNPSVLQHNVVILPIDENSNNKDNNSTNSSNNNNNNNNNNNNNNNTYQEIGKGSNTTTTNTTTTNTTTTNTTDKNKKRKKDKIPSLYIAEKEQPITFDDFGITDDTNPIEVKHQIQNHMFGFKPFKSKLTKRRVEERSPEVQSLYSDERKDTNPNSIPNTIGNVVYCIIFGFPLSILYVICSIILCLTYFGLPYGKLFWRLKGFVFWPFGKYLQLSTTNSLFGQDEERLPISSGRRRAQSIAHRKLTLYNYIGAFVYYLFIAPFIIISETIVLSLAWMLVVSIPTAKNHTKLLTHLITNPLKLRIEDYPRADCQILLYPVEAFNRFYYKYTINGMNVNYFTNFLFFYFILFLDLLPFVIISLVFGFFLEDKINPIVIFICCLLSTIPLSYYNGMAIASLSAQTSFAIGALINASFGSIIELILYVVSISGAQEEVARSALTGALLGSMLLIPGLSMVIGGLKHKEQRFNPTLMGVNTILLMIAVVAAFAPTLFYKIYGSFGFSCTSCIQQPTNVTVDGVAINGTTTNTLMDCGKCTIVSSDLDEDPIYTQKARTLMYICSGILPLTYFIGLLFTLKTHTHILHAPPEKKKQEPTDETKEKSIEYEWSKLQCIIVLLACTTMFALVSEKMVGTIDPVVSALGLTHEFLGVTILGIIPSAAEYLNAVQFAIHNNMPLALEIGASAAVQITLFQMPVLVFICAVYNHLSSEGSFTLIFPLMDFFAIFFGVMVMNLVFSNGRTNYFIGSTLVIIYLVIVFCFYFTPVA